TCGGCCCGGTAGAGGGGGATGCCGGGATGCCCATGAGCCTTTAGCGCCAGACCACATTGGGGGCAGCGGATAGCGTTTGCTTCGACCTTAGCCTGACAACGGGGGCAGGGGCGCATTTGTCCTTCTCCAAACGCTGACCGTATCCTAGCGCACTAGCCTGGCACCGGAAATCGCCGCACCTGAAACTCCGTTGACTCAACCATTTCGTAAGACAGCCCAAAGGCGGCATCAAATCTTTCGGTTATCTGAATCAAATCTGCCTCTGGGATCGCTTTCCACTGTTCGCGGGTGGCCCAGCGAATCACAAAAATGAGCGATCCCGCATCGTCAGGATCAATCCAGACCTCTTTTGAGACAAATCCGGGATATTGGCTCAGTGCCGCTGTCCAGATCTCGGTATCTAGCTCGATATACCGTTCCCGGCTTTCGGGGGACATGCAAAATTTGAGCCACTCAATCACCATAATTTGCCAAACCTGTTTCTCTTTGCAGTTTGAACATATTTTTTGAAGCTAATCTGCCGGGATCACCTGAACAGTGCCTCGGATGTCGATCTGTCCAGCAGTCAGGGTGAGTGAGTCAATCTGTACTTCTGGCCCCAGATCCAGCTCAAACCCGTCCAGGCTAATCGGCTCTGATCCCGCTGTAGTTCTCAGGCTAGGCTCATGCAGGATCAGGATATGACCTTCGCGAACAGCTAGCCCTGTTTGTAGCGTCACGGCAGCGGCAGCCCCCTGAGTGGGTAGCAGGGTGAGGGTGAGCTGATTGGGCGCGATCGCAACCTCACCCACCCGAAACTGCGCATGATCCCCCTGCAGCAGCCCACCTAGATAGGGCCGTAGGTCTTGTCCAGGACGCTGCACCACCATTAACTGCTGGAGAAAGTCTCGAATACCGTCGCGCAGCAGGGGCGCGGCTAAAGAAGCCACCAGGTCACGCTCCTGAATCACAACCTTGCCCACTATAGGAAAGCGCTGTAGCAGCCGCAGCGGTTTGCCCCGCATCACCTGACCTAAATTAATGCGAATTTCCAAGGCCTCTACCTGCACATGGCTCAAGTGCAGGCCCTGGTACACGGCCCGGTCGGCTGCGATCGCAGCTTTGGGCACGTAGCCCGATAAAATCTGGCGATCCCGCCCCTCTATCTGAAACACCAGATTTTCCACCTGATCTACCTGAGTTTGGATCAGCAGGCGCACCGCTGGGGGCAAAATTCGGCTAATTACCCGGCTCCCCCCTCGCTGCGAGGCTTCACCTAGCTGATTAACGGCCACAGTGTCCTCTACTGGCTCTTCATTTACCACTCAAAGCTCTCCTGTTTAACTTGCTACGACGGCTTATAGGGGCAATCAGGCTGTATTTGACTGTATCAGAGGAACCCTCTGCGGGCTGGGGATCACTCTGTCATGAATTTTTGACATTTTAGAGTTAGCGGCTCAATTTATTTGTCACGGCTTCCTGACATTGCGATCCCCGAATCCTGCATTATTTGGTAAATCGCTCAACATATAAGGATTTCAGGGACTTGATCCCCAAAGCCTTTTTTGCAATAGTATCCCCATACGATTGATCCCCGACGGTCATACATGATCCCAACCAGGGTCCAATGGCCCTTAGCAGTCCTGAAGCAGGAGGTAACATCCGACCATGTCTCAACGTCCCCCCCTCGAAGAAATGACTCTACGGCAGCTTCGCCGGGTTGCCAGTGAATATGAAGTGTCGCGCTACAGCCGCATGCGCAAGACTGAGCTAATTGACTCAATTCGCGCGATTGAAGTTAAGCGGGGTCTGGCCCCGGTAGCTAGCGCTACGATGCCTGTTCTAGAGAGCCAACCTCCGGTTGAAGCTCAGACCGAAGTTGAAGCCTCAAAGTATTACGCTGCGCCCACCCCAGCAGTCGCTATCTTGGCTACGGTCGATGAAGAATTGCCCGACCTACCCAGTGGTTATGGTGAAAGCCGCATTGTACTCATGCCCCGCGATCCCCAATGGGCCTACGCCTACTGGGACATCCCCAACGACCACAAAGAAGAGCTGCGGCGTCAAGGCGGAGTGCGGCTGTCGCTACGCTTCTACGACGTCACCGAAATCGATCTGGGCTACCAGAGCCCCCATAGCCTGCAGCAGTATGAGTGCGATGAGCTAGCCCGCGAATGGTACATGCCCGTGCCAGTTAGCGATCGCGACTATGTTGTAGAAATCGGCTACGTCTGCAATGATGGCCGCTGGCTAGTGCTAGCCCGCTCTGCACCGGTTCACGTTCCACCGGTCTACCCCTCCGACTGGATTGAAGATCACTTCATCACCGTGGATTGGGAGTCTGAGTTGAAGGGCAAGACGCTGATGATGCTGACTCACCCCAGTCGTCAGGCTGCCTCTGCTCCCGCCGAAGCAGGCAATGTGATTTACGACAACATCTTTGGCATGGCTCAGTCGGCAGAAGCCCAGCGGGTAGCCGGTTCACTGTTCGGCTCTATGCAGCACACGGCCGGATCAGCATCGATGCAGATGGTGCCTGAGCAGGCTGTCAGCTCCTATGTTTTCCCCTCCGGCGTGGGAATGTGGGCAGGGGCCGTTTCCAACATGTCGGGTCTATCGGGTCTGACAATGTCTGGAGCTGGCTTCTCTGCCTCCGCACCACCAATTCGGCCTCGCCAGTTTTGGCTGATTGCCGATGCTGAGCTGATTGTCTATGGCGCAACCGAGCCCGACGCTACTGTGACCATCGGCGGCAAGCCCATCAAGCTCAATCCCGACGGCACCTTCCGCTTCCAGATGTCTTTCCAGGATGGTCTGATCGACTATCCCATCATGGCAGTGGCTGCCGATGGCGAGCAGACTCGCTCCGTCCACATGCAGTTCACCCGCGAAACCCCCTCCCGCAACACCAACACCAAAGAGGAACAGGTGCTGGAGTGGCTTAACTAGGTCGGGATTAGTCCGTTTTAACTGCGAAACACTACTTTAGGCACAGCTGACGCTGTGCCTTTTTTTTGCGCAGGTTTACTGCAAAGGCAATCCGCAAAAGCAAAAATTAGGGCAAAGCTACTCAATTTACGGCCAATTTTACTGTTTTCTCTAACCCAGGTCGGTATTGTGCAGCGGCTGACCTAGCTATAGTTTGGGTGGCATCTGGCTAAAGAAGCGCCTATGAAATTCACGACCGAACCCAACGTTGAGACCAAAATCAACCGGATGAAAACGCGGGTGCGGTGGTCCCATCCCCAAGTCTTGCAGCGGAGAATTGATCAAACCACACTAAAGATTGCCGATGGTCATAGCGAGGAAGCAGATTTTTCTTTTCTGGTCATGGGCGACAGCGGCACCGGCAACCACCGGGGAGACAACCCCCAACGGCGGGTTGCAGAGGCGATGCTCGACCATCAGGAAGACTGCCGGTTTGCCCTCCACACAGGGGATGTGGTTTACCTTGTAGGCTCTAAGGAGCAGTACCCAGACAATTTCATTCGACCCTATCGGGAATGGCTGCTGGGTGGAGACGACCCAAAGGCGGTTTGCTACGACCAGATGGTGTTTAAAAAACCGATTCTGCCGGTGCTGGGTAACCATGATTACTATGATTTGCCCTGGTGGGTCAGCGTAGCTTCTGGCGTCACTTCACCCCTGCGAAAGCTACTGGTTGCGCGCCTTGATCTTGATGTGGGCTGGCATGGCTCTTTTCAAGGTGATGCTTTTGCCAGAGCCTTTATGGATTACCTGCAGGGAGTGCCCGAAGGCCAGCTAGGCGAACACTTAGACCGCTATTACCAGGCAGAAACCGAACAGGGGCGCTGTCTCTGCTATACGCCGGGCGAGTTTACCCGATTGCCCAACCGCTACTACAGCTTTCGCTACGGCGGCATTGATTTCTTTGCGCTAGACTCCAACACCTTCAATGAACCCCTGCCGATTCCTGATACGGCCGAAGGACGGCAGTACCGCGAATCTCTTAGAGAGCGCAGAGACAGTTTGGAAGAGGAACGCAGCCAGCTTCTGATGCAGGCGACTGGCATGGGGGGCGAGACAAACGACGATCCCGACGCCCTGCCGGAAATCTACACCGAGCTAGAGCAGTTGGAGGAGCAAATTTCAGATATCGATAAGCAGCTCTCCAGTTCTCGCAAGGTTAGGATGGATTTTGATCAGCTCAAGTGGCTGCAGCAGCGGCTGGTTCAGTCGTGGCAAAACCCTGAAGTGCGCGGTCGAGTGCTGCTGTTTCACCACCCGCCCTATGTTACCGAGTCGACCAAGTGGTATCAGGGGCAAACCTTGGCCGTGCGATATAACCTGCGGCAAGTCCTGCAGAAGGTGGCGGCTCAGGTGGGGGACTTGGCCCGGGACCGACCGTTGGTAGACTTAGCGCTCATGGGCCATGCCCACTGCCTGGAATATCTTAAAACTGAAGATACTGGCCATGCAGATAGCCATATTAACTGGCTGATCTGTGGCGGCAGCGGCTTTAGTCTGCGGCGGCAGCGGCCTGAGGGCCCTGAACTGGAGGAGGGTTCGGGCCAAACAGTGGCGCGATCGCATCTCTACCTGGGTCGCAGTGGACATGGCTCTTCCCGCAGGCGACCCTACTCATTTCTTCGGGTTGACGTTGGAGCAGGCCATCCTCCCCAGATCACCCTCAGGCCCTACGTAGTAGAGAAGCACCAGGGAAGCTGGAGCGCTTATCCCAAAGAACCGATCGAGGTGAGTTGTAAATAAGAATCTAGGGCGGCTCTTGGTCTTCTGACGTGCAAGTCCATGATTCACCCCTGCCCACGCTGAGCCAGCGCAAGGCTTTAAAGTGGCTGGCAACCACGCTTGTAAACTAGCGACACGCTGCAGACTTAATTCCTTCAGGGTGAGGCTTTCTGCTGCTGGCTCATGCCGTTTGCTTCTGGCTATCGCCAATTCATAGCAACAAAGGCTTGACAGTGCATCGGGAAATCGTATTACACTCGGAAGAGCTAATTGAAAACTATTTTCATTAAACGAAACTAGTTGAAAACAGGTGTGTTCGTCTGTTTTTGCTTGAACAGGAGTCGGATTTAGAGATATGTGGAATCGACGCAACTTTTTAGCCTTGGCTGCCAGCACCGCTGTTGTCATTACTGCTGCCTGTGGCTCCTCCCAACAGGGAGATGTGGGGTCTGGAGCTTCTGAGGAAGCCAATACGGCAGGGGGTAATCAGGGCGAGGTCAATGTTTACTCTTCGCGCCACTACGACAGCGACGATGCTATTTACCAGCGCTTCACTGAGGAGACGGGCATCGAAGTGAACCTGATCGAGGGCGATGCTGATGAGTTGACCGAACGGATTAAAAATGAAGGGGCAAACAGCCCTGCCGATGTATTAGTCACGGTAGATGCCGGTCGGCTATGGCGGGCAGAGCAGGACGGTCTGTTTCAACCGGTTGAATCGACAGCGCTCACCCAAGCTATTCCCGAAAACCTGCGCCACCCTGAGGGCCTTTGGTTTGGGTTGACTCAACGGGCGCGGGTGCTAGTTTACAACAAAGAAGCGGTTGAGCCCTCCGAACTGTCTACTTACGAAGCCCTAGCAGAGCCTCAGTGGCAGGATCGGGTCTGCGTGCGTAGCTCAGGCAACATTTACAACCAGTCCCTTTTGGGCTCCATGATCGAGTCGGATGGAGCCGCCGAGACAGAAGATTGGGTAGAAGGGCTGGTTGCAAACCTGGCGCGGGAGCCAGAAGGCGGCGATATCGACCAGATCAAGGCTGTGGCGGCAGGCCAGTGCGATGTTGCAATTGTCAACCACTACTACTGGGCGCGATTGGCCAAATCCAGCGACCCTGATGAGCAGGCGGTGACCGAGGCAACCGGCGTGTTTTTCCCCAACCAGGAAGACCGGGGCACCCACGTCAATATCAGCGGGGCTGGTGTTGTGGCGAATGCGCCGAATCGGGAAAATGCGATCGCATTTCTAGAATTTCTAGTCACGCCAGAGGCTCAAGAGATTTTTGCCAACAGTAACAATGAGTATCCTGTGCTGCAGGGGGTCGAGATTGATCCGGTGGTCTCTGAGCTAGGGAACTTTAAGGTAGACGAAACTAACGTCTCTGCCTACGGCCGCAACAACTCAGAGGTGGTCAAAATCGTTGACCGCACTGGTTGGAAGTAGGCGATTTCAGCAGTAGAGACGCCTTAGCCCTAGGGGCTGGCGTCTCTACCTGGGAAAGATTTGCACGTACGCATAGGCAAGTCTTTCCTACGTTAGCCAAGGAGTGTTTCAGGTAATAGCTGCTCTTCAGATAGCATTGTTGAGTAAAATTTTCAATAAAAGCCAGTTTCCGGGGTTAGGCTTTATAGAGAAGCCCTAGAGGTCTTTTTTTCCCAATTTGCCCCAATCCGGGTTTTAGCTAGAGTCCCTCAATTCGTTTAAGAAAACCTATGTCAGCTCCCGTTGTTCTCCGCATCGAAAACCTCACTCGGCAGTTTGCACCCAATGCTTCGCCTGCGGTAGATGGGGTTAGCCTGTCCCTCCGTCAGGGAGAGCTGCTGGGCTTGCTAGGGCCTTCTGGATGCGGTAAGACAACGCTGTTGCGGCTCATCGCCGGATTTGAGCAGCCCAATGCAGGCACCATTGAACTGGCGGGTCGCCCGGTCTGTGGCTCTTGCTGGGTCACCCCAGAGCAGCGGGATGTGGGCATTGTTTTTCAGGACTACGCGCTATTTCCCCATTTGACTGTTGAGAAAAACATTGCCTTTGGGCTGCAGCACCTGGCCCGCAAAAAGGCCCTACCAGCAAAGGCCGTCGAGTCGAGAACGGCAGAAGCGATCGCACTGGTTGGCCTACAAGGCCTAGAGAAGCGCTACCCCCACGAACTGTCGGGAGGGCAACAGCAGCGAGTAGCCCTAGCTCGTGCCCTGGCTCCTCGCCCTTCTTTGATCCTGCTAGATGAGCCCTTTAGCAACCTAGATGTGCAGGTGCGCCTCTATCTGCGCCAAGAGGTGCGAGACATCCTAAAGCAGGTGGGCGCTTCTGGCGTATTTGTTACCCACGATCAGGAAGAGGCACTCGCTATTGCCGATCAGGTTGCTGTCATGCGCCAAGGCCAGGTTGAGCAGATGGGCACCCCTGAAGAAGTCTATAGCCAGCCAGTCTCACGCTTTATTGCTGAATTTGTTACCCAGGCCAATTTTATTCCGGCCCGCCGCTCTGGAGCTGGATGGGAAACCGAAGTGGGCTGTTTCGACGTGGCCATAGAGCCCTGCGAGGCCCTTAAGGAAAGCCCCGAACTCACCGCCGGAGACCTGATGATCCGCCAGGAAGACCTGCATCTAGAGGCCGATGAGTCAGCCCCGCTACTGGTGCGCGATCGCCAGTTTTTAGGCCGCGAGTACAAATATTGCCTGCTCACGCCTTCCGGTCGCACCCTTCATGCCCGCACCACCATCGGCCAGCGAATCGACATTGGCGATCATGTCCGAGCCTCGATCAAGCAGCCTCACCTGCGTTTCTTTCCAGCCCCGGTAAGAGCCGTTAATTCACCTGCGCGCTCCCTCTCGGTTGCCTGACAGAAGCAACACAACGCTGCCGTTGCAGGAAAAGCAAAGTTAATGGCAAGACCCTGGGTTTGGGTTAGGCTGTCCCTTGTGGTGCAGTAAATAAAAGCTCTATGCCTAGCTCTATACGAACCATTACGCGAGTCATTGCTAAGCCTGACTGCGGGGCTGTCGTCAAATCCTTGCTGCAGTCTTTGGTGTTCCCCAGCCGCGAAGAACCTGGCTGTTTGGGCTACGAGCTTTGGCAGGGGCTGCACGGCAGCGAATTTGTCACGATTGGCGATTGGCAAGACGAAGTGGCGCTAGTGGCTCACCTCAGATCGGCCCATGTCTATGAGTTCTCAACTGAAGTTGTGGAATACTTGGCTTATCCGCCTGATGTGCAATGGTATGGGCAAGTAGAAGCTTAGACCCCGTTATTTCTAAATTGAATAGTGAAAGCAGCGAGCGGATCAAATGCGAGTCATGTTGAATTGCTCAACACGACGCTATGCATTCCGAAATTCGCAAGAAACGCCTATCTGCAATCTCATCACTAAAGTATTCTTCAGTGAGTTTTACAGTTTAGGCTTCACTGCATTCCCCTAAATCTGATCATCGAATCAGAATATACCAGTATGCATCAGGAAAACCTTGCTAAATGGCTGCTTGCCGCTGCTGCAATTTCAACCCTGACGATTCCGATTGGGGTTGATGCCGTTTTATTTGCAAACGGTCATATGAACAATCCTGCCTGGTTGCCTCACGCTAAGCTCCACTGTGCTATGTCATTCTTTGCAGCGACATCGCTGGGAAGTGCGGCCTTAGCGATTGTAAAGGTGCGCCCGACAAGCGATCGCTTTTCAATGGGACTAGCTGCATTTCTCGGCTCTGCGTTTTGGATTGGGCTAATTGCCGCTGGATTTTGGCCTGGAACGTCCTATGGCTTTCTCAATGACCCGGCGCTGGGCAATGTTCGCGAGCCTGAATTTGCTGGAGTCTCGATTTACCCAAACGTTGTGGCGGCTGTCATCACGATTGCGATCGCAATCACAGGCTATTGGTTAACCGGCCAAGCAAAGCCAATTAGCGATCGCAGCAAGATATTGTGATTAGAGGGGCGATAGTTTTTGTTATAAGTTGCACGCTTTGATGGACACGCTTTGCTTTGCCTATCAGTTATGTTTTAAAAGCCTATGAAGACACCTGAGCAATGTGAAAATATGGCAGATCTCCGAGCTGAAATAGATCGGCTAGATCGTCAAGTTATTTCGCTCCTCAGTCAGCGTTTTGAATATGTTAGAGCTGCTTCAAAATTCAAAACGAGCGAAGTCACTGTTAAAGCGCCTGAGCGCTTTCAAGCGATGTTAAAGCAACGCCGTAGTTGGGCAGAGGAGGAAGGATTAAATGCTGATGTAATAGAGAAAATGTACCAAGATTTAGTAAATTATTTTATTGAGGAAGAGATGAAGCACTGGCAACAATCCAAAAACAAGTAGAAGCGCTGCAAAACTTTAGCAGAGAGAATGAGCTGCTGTAAGGTTATCAGTGAGACACTTCTTTAGCATGGTTATGAGAGAATGCTGTCTTGAAAAGCCGCAAAAAGCAGCCTTCCAAGAGTAGTAGGCAATACAGATGAGTATGACCAGGGTTTTCAGCAGTTCCAAATTTTTTCAGCCGGCAGATGGAGAACCTATTCGTTCAGTCATTACAGAGTCTAAAGATGCTGTCGTTGTAGCTTGGCACATCAAGCCAGGACAAGAAATCTCCGCACATATTCATCCCAACGGACAAGATACTTGGACTATTTTGGCTGGAAAAGGCGAATACTTTTTAGATGAAGCGGGCACTACAAAGTCAATTGTTGCAGGGGATATAGTCGTCGCCTATCCTGACTGTGTGCATGGGGTATTCAATAATGGCGACGAACCATTAGTTTTTATTTCAGTCGTATCACCAGCCGATGCAGGGTATCAACTCGTCTCATTGGGAAATTCTTTAGTTGGTGTGAGTGGTGAAGTGGTTTAAGAGGGACTGGGCAAGGTCGCTCAGCATTAGCCTCGGGTTTTGGCTGTAAACAGCAGCCCAGCGTAATCCTTGAGGCAAATGGTTGAATATCACTGCTGAGGATTTTGAGGTTTTCTCCTGTGGTTGGCCTGAACTGCTAGGGAGTAAAAATCCGTATTAAGATCAGAAGCTCTCAGTGAAATCGTTTCGTAACGTTCATGCTCAACATTGTTCAGGCCATTGCTGACGAACTCAGTCTCAAAACCACTCAGGTTCAAGCCACGCTAGACCTGTTTGATGAGGGAGCGACGGTGCCCTTTGTTGCCCGCTACCGCAAAGAGCGCACCGGGGAGCTAGATGAGACTCAGCTGCGGCAGATTGCCGATCGCTTTGCCTACCTGACAGAACTAGAAGCCAGAAAGCAGACGGTACTGAATGAAATTGCATCCCAAGGCAAGCTCACGGACGAACTCAGGGCCAAAATCGAAACTTGCGAGCTTAAGACCGAGCTAGAAGATCTCTACTTGCCCTACCGCCCCAAGCGCCGCACCCGCGCCACAATGGCTAAGGAAAAGGGCTTAGAGGCGTTAGCAGACTGGATCGAGCAGCTCAACCGTGATGGGACGAGGGTAGAGTCCCTATCATCTGAAGCGGCCAAGTATGTCTCTGAGGACAAGGGTGTTGCCAGCACTGACGAGGCGCTACAGGGGGCTGCTGACATTTTGGCTGAGCGTGTGGCCGAATCTGCAGATCTAAGGGCCTACGTGCGCGAAACCTTCTTGAAGCGGGGAATATTCACCTCCAAGATTAAGCCCGACCACCCCGAAGGCTCAACCAAGTTTGAGATGTATCGCCAGTACCAGTCTGCGGTTAAAGACATTGCACCCCACAACCTACTGGCGCTGCTGCGGGGCGAAAAAGAGGGCATTCTCAAGCTGGAGCTGACCTTTGACGAGGAGCAGATTTTGGCAGAGCTAGAGAGCGAGGTGATTCGCACTAAGGCTTCTGCTGTCCGTAGCTTTTATCGGGCCATGATCGAAGATGCCTTTGATCGCCTGATGAAAGGCTCCCTCACCAGTGAAGTGATTGCCGAGAAGAAAGCCTGGGCTGACGAAGAATCAATCCAAACTTTCGAGGCCAACCTGAAGAATCTGCTGCTGTCGGCCCCGGCGGGCATGAAGCCTACCCTCGGCGTAGACCCCGGCTTTCGCACGGGCTGCAAGGTGGCAGCACTAGATCATACGGGCAAGTTCTTAGAATATCAGGCCGTGTTTCCCCACCAGTCTGATCGGCAGCGACAGCAAGCAGCAGCCACGCTGAAGGCGATGATCCAGAAGCACCGAATTGAGCTGATTGCCATTGGCAACGGCACCGCTAGCCGCGAAACCGATGCTTTTGTCGCCGAAGTGATCAAAGATCTGGAGCAGCCCCCGATCAAAGTGATGGTGAACGAGTCGGGAGCCTCGATCTACTCGGCCAGCGAGGTTGCCCTAGAGGAATTCCCTGAACTGGATGTGACCGTGCGCGGAGCCATCAGCATTGCTCGCCGCCTGCAAGATCCGCTGGCAGAACTGGTCAAAATCGATCCTAAATCTATCGGTGTGGGCCAGTATCAGCACGACGTAGACCAAAAGCGGCTAAAGCAAAAGCTAGATGAAACGGTAGAAAGCTGCGTTAACTACGTGGGCGTAGACCTGAATATGGCCTCTAAGCAGCTCTTGACCTATGTGTCAGGAATTTCGCCTGCGATCGCAAACAACATCGTCGCCTACCGCAACGAAAATGGCGCGTTTCGCACCCGCAAAGAACTGATGAAGGTGAAAAAGCTTGGCCCCAAAGCCTTCGAGCAAGCAGCAGGATTCCTCCGTATCCGCGAGAGCGAGAATCCGCTGGACAACACCGCTGTTCACCCTGAGAGCTATGGGATTGTGGGTGCGATCGCAACCGACCTACAGCTGCCCCTAGTGCAGATCACCCAAGCCACCGACCGGCTCAAAACCCTCGACCTAAAGCGTTACATCACTGATACCGTAGGCGAACCCACCCTGCGCGACATCTTCCAGGAACTGGAGAAGCCCGGACGCGACCCCCGTGACCAGTTCACCTACGCCCAGTTTCAAGAGGGGGTGAACGAGATCAGCGACCTGAAGCCAGGAATGCAGCTAGAGGGTGTGGTCACCAACGTCGCTAACTTCGGAGCCTTCGTCGATATCGGAGTGCATCAGGACGGGCTAATCCACGTCTCTCAGCTAGCCGATCGCTTTGTCAGCGACCCCAAAGAGATTGTCCACGTCGGCCAGGTGGTAAAGGTACGAGTTATGGAGGTCGATGTCAAACTCAAGCGCATCAGTCTCTCCATGCGGGCCAATTCCGATGGTGGCAAGCAACCTCAAAGCGCTAAGCCCGCCGCTACAAAGGGCAAACCCCAACCCAACAGCGGTAAAACTCAACCCAACAGCGGTAAAACTCAACCGAGCAGCAATAAGCCCCAACCAAGCCCCAGCGAGCCGTCGGCCAATTCTAAACAAGCTACTCTGAAAGACCTTCAGGCCAAGTTCGGAAAGCCCAAACGCTAGCAAACCCTCACGCGATATCAAGATCTCGCCGGAGATTTGTAGGATGGGTAAAGCAAAGCGTGCCCGTCATTCTGCTTAAATGTTTAGGATTGTGATGGGCACGGGCTTTGCCCTTTGCCCATCCTACTTTGCCTTACTCTTTTTGCAGAATAGCCCCTTTCAGAATTGGCTGAAGGGGCCTAACTCACTGGGATAGATTAGCTTTCTAATTCTGCATTAGGAGCACTTCTCTTAATCAATACACTGATGTACTCTCCGGTTGCTCCTATGAGTTGTGGTTGAGTCCAAAAAGTCTTGTCAGCGTAATTCAAAGTGGCCAGTAGTTTTTGCGTTGCAACGATTGCTCCATAGTCCCCGATGAGAATGTGCTTCAGCGTTTCCTGGCTAGAGAGAACCGGGATGGAGCGCAGTAATTCAGTTTTTCTAGTGATCATGTTTCTACCTTTTAAAGGAAAACAGGGAGGTCACTAGTAGCCCCTTAAAGGTAGTCGAACAGGGGCACTAGGCTAAAATGAGCCTAGCGCTGCCTTTCTACCATCTCTAGATTGGGAGCGTTAGGGGGATTGAGAGACTGATCCTCTCTCTTTCTCCCGTCTAGGCTCTCCCTGCACTTAAAACGGTATCAGAACCGCTCAGGGAGTTCAACCGTATTTAAGGAAGTCCTGAAAAATAGGGTGAGTTATCCCTGCGGGCTATGAATAGCGCTGTAATGAGCGAGTGTTCATTTGCAGTGTGCTTTTTCCAGGCTTCCTAGTCGTTCGTCTGCGTTCTTAGCTCCAGAGGCATTTTGTAGAGTGCCTGTTGCTGCTAATAGAGCTTTTCCTATAAAATTTTGGCAAAAAGTAAAAACCTTCCGGGTGTCTCCTAATCCTCAGGTATATTAGAAGTTTTCTAGAGATTGAGTTTGTAGCTACTTCAAAAACAAGTAAGAACTTTGTGAATTTGTCGGGCATCGGTTATCAACACTTTTCCCTGAACTATAAACTGTGATTAAGCAAATCTTGGGAAACTGCATCAACCCCTGAGCATGGGTAGAGCTATTCATTAGAGGAACTAGTTATTCCCCCTGCCCAGTCCCGTATAGAAGTATTTCATATTAAGTGTGTTCAGTCAGGTTTCGTCACTCAAAACCTGTAGCTGCATTGGGCTTTGGTGAGCTTAAAAATTAAATGGTATTGCTGAGTAATGCCTTACTAGAATCAGCCTGCGTAGGATTCTAGGCATCCTCAGACTAATGCTTAGCTCTACCTAGCTGACAGGTTGAGCACATCTTTTTATTCTTTAGAAATTCGTTTTAGCTGTTTTAATACTAGTTCTAACTGTTGGAGCTGAATGCTGTGTCGAGCGCGAATTTCTGTGCTCTTACTAGCCAATTTAGTAGCTTGACAGTCAGGAGATTAGTATAAGCCGTGTGCTTCATTTTGCTGGGAAGTTCCTGTTATCTGCAACATCTTCAGACAACCTCTCTACTCCCCCTCGAAACACTATGTGTCCAACAATTAATCTCTTTCCTGGTTCCAGCGTGGTCACGCAAGAGGCAGTTTCCCATCAGGTTATGGATTTTGCCCGCCGCACCCTAGTTGTCTTTGACTCTCGCGTTCC
The window above is part of the Pseudanabaena sp. FACHB-2040 genome. Proteins encoded here:
- a CDS encoding TIGR03792 family protein, whose amino-acid sequence is MVIEWLKFCMSPESRERYIELDTEIWTAALSQYPGFVSKEVWIDPDDAGSLIFVIRWATREQWKAIPEADLIQITERFDAAFGLSYEMVESTEFQVRRFPVPG
- a CDS encoding DUF2993 domain-containing protein; protein product: MVNEEPVEDTVAVNQLGEASQRGGSRVISRILPPAVRLLIQTQVDQVENLVFQIEGRDRQILSGYVPKAAIAADRAVYQGLHLSHVQVEALEIRINLGQVMRGKPLRLLQRFPIVGKVVIQERDLVASLAAPLLRDGIRDFLQQLMVVQRPGQDLRPYLGGLLQGDHAQFRVGEVAIAPNQLTLTLLPTQGAAAAVTLQTGLAVREGHILILHEPSLRTTAGSEPISLDGFELDLGPEVQIDSLTLTAGQIDIRGTVQVIPAD
- a CDS encoding DUF4912 domain-containing protein, with the translated sequence MSQRPPLEEMTLRQLRRVASEYEVSRYSRMRKTELIDSIRAIEVKRGLAPVASATMPVLESQPPVEAQTEVEASKYYAAPTPAVAILATVDEELPDLPSGYGESRIVLMPRDPQWAYAYWDIPNDHKEELRRQGGVRLSLRFYDVTEIDLGYQSPHSLQQYECDELAREWYMPVPVSDRDYVVEIGYVCNDGRWLVLARSAPVHVPPVYPSDWIEDHFITVDWESELKGKTLMMLTHPSRQAASAPAEAGNVIYDNIFGMAQSAEAQRVAGSLFGSMQHTAGSASMQMVPEQAVSSYVFPSGVGMWAGAVSNMSGLSGLTMSGAGFSASAPPIRPRQFWLIADAELIVYGATEPDATVTIGGKPIKLNPDGTFRFQMSFQDGLIDYPIMAVAADGEQTRSVHMQFTRETPSRNTNTKEEQVLEWLN
- a CDS encoding metallophosphoesterase; amino-acid sequence: MKFTTEPNVETKINRMKTRVRWSHPQVLQRRIDQTTLKIADGHSEEADFSFLVMGDSGTGNHRGDNPQRRVAEAMLDHQEDCRFALHTGDVVYLVGSKEQYPDNFIRPYREWLLGGDDPKAVCYDQMVFKKPILPVLGNHDYYDLPWWVSVASGVTSPLRKLLVARLDLDVGWHGSFQGDAFARAFMDYLQGVPEGQLGEHLDRYYQAETEQGRCLCYTPGEFTRLPNRYYSFRYGGIDFFALDSNTFNEPLPIPDTAEGRQYRESLRERRDSLEEERSQLLMQATGMGGETNDDPDALPEIYTELEQLEEQISDIDKQLSSSRKVRMDFDQLKWLQQRLVQSWQNPEVRGRVLLFHHPPYVTESTKWYQGQTLAVRYNLRQVLQKVAAQVGDLARDRPLVDLALMGHAHCLEYLKTEDTGHADSHINWLICGGSGFSLRRQRPEGPELEEGSGQTVARSHLYLGRSGHGSSRRRPYSFLRVDVGAGHPPQITLRPYVVEKHQGSWSAYPKEPIEVSCK
- a CDS encoding Fe(3+) ABC transporter substrate-binding protein, with the translated sequence MWNRRNFLALAASTAVVITAACGSSQQGDVGSGASEEANTAGGNQGEVNVYSSRHYDSDDAIYQRFTEETGIEVNLIEGDADELTERIKNEGANSPADVLVTVDAGRLWRAEQDGLFQPVESTALTQAIPENLRHPEGLWFGLTQRARVLVYNKEAVEPSELSTYEALAEPQWQDRVCVRSSGNIYNQSLLGSMIESDGAAETEDWVEGLVANLAREPEGGDIDQIKAVAAGQCDVAIVNHYYWARLAKSSDPDEQAVTEATGVFFPNQEDRGTHVNISGAGVVANAPNRENAIAFLEFLVTPEAQEIFANSNNEYPVLQGVEIDPVVSELGNFKVDETNVSAYGRNNSEVVKIVDRTGWK
- a CDS encoding ABC transporter ATP-binding protein, yielding MSAPVVLRIENLTRQFAPNASPAVDGVSLSLRQGELLGLLGPSGCGKTTLLRLIAGFEQPNAGTIELAGRPVCGSCWVTPEQRDVGIVFQDYALFPHLTVEKNIAFGLQHLARKKALPAKAVESRTAEAIALVGLQGLEKRYPHELSGGQQQRVALARALAPRPSLILLDEPFSNLDVQVRLYLRQEVRDILKQVGASGVFVTHDQEEALAIADQVAVMRQGQVEQMGTPEEVYSQPVSRFIAEFVTQANFIPARRSGAGWETEVGCFDVAIEPCEALKESPELTAGDLMIRQEDLHLEADESAPLLVRDRQFLGREYKYCLLTPSGRTLHARTTIGQRIDIGDHVRASIKQPHLRFFPAPVRAVNSPARSLSVA